A window of the Lactuca sativa cultivar Salinas chromosome 5, Lsat_Salinas_v11, whole genome shotgun sequence genome harbors these coding sequences:
- the LOC111908001 gene encoding uncharacterized protein LOC111908001 → MDVHHRINFAYNDMITHDARIAKLELYNQTSRNEERTGGLEQRTQELEEQVVNVTNVIGHHLGFWWIEKIESIFQISFCPDDCKVRFATCTFADVTLTWWNSHVNTMGIDTANFMKWEELKMMLVEEYCPREEIHKLEQELSTLTMKGLEIKAYTARFNDLAVTCPSFVIPEYKKIEQYIWGLASQIKGMVIASNPTTYDSTKRIAHQLALTEIQGTVVVSKAESPKYKTNKRKFNGKNPKQSFEKRKEVATNYAATTAVPTQPKSSWCNQCNHHHPGDCFVCTKCKKNGHTTSYCKYWNRPW, encoded by the exons ATGGATGTCCATCATCGTATAAATTTCGCTTATAACGATATGATTACTCATGATGCAAGGATTGCAAAGTTAGAGCTATATAATCAAACCTCAAGAAACGAGGAGCGCACAGGAGGTCTTGAGCAGAGAACTCAAGAACTTGAGGAGCAAGTGGTTAATGTCACTAATGTGATAGGTCATCACTTGGGTTTCTG GTGGATAGAAAAGATAGAGTCCATCTTTCAAATAAGCTTTTGTCCAGACGATTGTAAAGTACGATTTGCAACATGTACTTTCGCAGATGTAACacttacatggtggaatagccatgtgaaTACAATGGGAATTGATACTGCAAATTTCATGAAATGGGAAGAGCTAAAAATGATGctagtagaggagtattgtcctaGGGAGGAAATACATAAGTTGGAACAAGAATTGTCgaccctaaccatgaagggtttAGAGATAAAAGCTTATACTGCTAGATTTAATGATCTTGCAGTAACGTGTCCATCATTTGTAATCCCTGAATATAAGAAGATTGAGCAATATATCTGGGGTTTAGCATCGCAAATCAAAGGCATGGTGATCGCATCAAATCCTACAACCTATGACAGCACCAAGAGAATAGCTCATCAGCTAGCCCTCACAGAGATCCAAGGAACAGTAGTGGTCTCAAAAGCTGAATCTCCCAAATATAAAACAAACAAGCGCAAGTTTAATGGGAAGAATCCCAAACAAtcatttgagaaaagaaaagaagtgGCAACCAATTATGCAGCCACAACAGCAGTACCCACACAACCAAAATCTTCATGGTGCAATCAGTGCAACCATCATCATCCAGGTGACTGTTTTGTTTGCACGAAGTGCAAGAAGAATGGGCATACAACTAGTTACTGCAAATATTGGAACAGGCCGTGGTAA